The following are encoded in a window of Arthrobacter woluwensis genomic DNA:
- a CDS encoding PrsW family intramembrane metalloprotease: MSAPPYGHDDPSGHQAPGRQPHPAPAPEPFFVPEDQQLNPSWIGRVDPESYTQPGANYAGRPPLQPSAPLQYQNQYQGQQFQGQQPFQQPAQPQPFQQPFQQPAPGPQAWQQNPSPQGQGQQFPQQAYPAQQAQPAQPAPAWPAGPQQFQGAWQQTPMGWTSPRRHRNINPATLALMIIGGVLAFLSLVLVLPLLLSNVGGQGFIGGFFASLIPLAIVLTAVYFMDRWEPEPRKLLLFALLWGATVAVATTVVIQPFFLQLAPPDSTKAEVQTFLATVEAPIVEEFSKSLGLLLLALLARKYFDGPVDGLVYAFTIAAGFAFTENILYFGRIYSAEEGAGQTFWTIVFLRGILSPFAHALFTGATGLLMGFAARRWNRGLTVGAFFVGLLPAMFLHHQWNSMGQDFLWLYIVIQMPLFFLAVLGFIFLRVAEAKLTRARLSEYAAAGWLTWPEVGLFATGQGRRAAKRWASQFGRQKTMHELIRTATALAYTRQRILTGRDLPRLQQDEHRLLERLGQLRSMVTA, from the coding sequence ATGAGCGCCCCACCGTATGGTCACGACGACCCTTCAGGCCATCAGGCCCCCGGCCGGCAGCCGCATCCGGCGCCCGCGCCGGAGCCCTTCTTCGTCCCCGAGGACCAGCAGCTGAATCCCAGCTGGATCGGCCGGGTGGATCCCGAGAGCTACACCCAGCCGGGAGCGAATTACGCCGGCCGGCCACCGCTGCAGCCGTCGGCGCCCCTGCAGTATCAGAATCAGTACCAGGGCCAGCAGTTCCAGGGCCAACAGCCCTTCCAGCAACCCGCGCAGCCGCAGCCTTTCCAGCAGCCGTTCCAACAGCCTGCGCCCGGCCCTCAGGCGTGGCAGCAGAATCCGTCGCCGCAGGGTCAAGGACAGCAGTTCCCGCAGCAGGCTTATCCGGCCCAGCAGGCACAACCGGCACAGCCGGCCCCGGCCTGGCCCGCAGGGCCGCAGCAGTTCCAGGGCGCCTGGCAGCAGACGCCGATGGGCTGGACGTCTCCCCGCAGGCACCGGAACATCAACCCGGCCACACTCGCGCTCATGATCATCGGCGGAGTCCTCGCCTTCCTCAGCCTCGTCCTCGTCCTGCCGCTGCTGCTGTCGAACGTCGGCGGACAGGGGTTCATTGGCGGCTTCTTCGCCTCCCTCATCCCCCTGGCGATCGTGCTCACTGCGGTGTACTTCATGGACCGCTGGGAACCCGAGCCCCGCAAGCTCCTGCTGTTCGCCCTGCTGTGGGGCGCCACGGTCGCCGTCGCCACCACCGTGGTGATCCAGCCGTTCTTCCTCCAGCTCGCCCCGCCGGATTCGACCAAGGCGGAGGTCCAGACCTTCCTGGCCACGGTGGAGGCCCCGATCGTCGAGGAGTTCTCCAAGTCCCTCGGCCTGCTTTTGCTGGCGCTGCTGGCGCGGAAGTATTTCGACGGCCCGGTGGACGGGCTGGTCTACGCCTTCACCATCGCCGCGGGCTTCGCCTTCACAGAGAACATCCTCTACTTCGGCCGCATCTACTCCGCCGAAGAAGGCGCCGGTCAGACCTTCTGGACCATCGTGTTCCTCCGCGGCATCCTCTCCCCGTTCGCGCACGCCCTGTTCACCGGAGCCACCGGCCTGCTCATGGGCTTCGCCGCCCGCCGCTGGAACCGGGGACTGACCGTGGGGGCGTTCTTCGTCGGACTGCTGCCGGCCATGTTCCTGCATCACCAGTGGAACAGCATGGGCCAGGACTTCCTGTGGCTCTACATCGTCATCCAGATGCCGCTCTTCTTCCTGGCGGTCCTGGGCTTCATCTTCCTGCGGGTCGCGGAGGCCAAGCTGACCCGTGCGCGGCTCAGCGAGTACGCCGCGGCCGGCTGGCTCACCTGGCCGGAAGTGGGGCTCTTCGCCACGGGCCAGGGACGCCGGGCGGCCAAGCGCTGGGCTTCGCAGTTCGGCCGCCAGAAGACCATGCACGAGCTCATCCGCACCGCGACGGCCCTCGCCTACACCCGCCAGCGGATCCTCACCGGACGGGACCTCCCCCGGCTTCAGCAGGACGAGCACCGGCTCCTCGAACGCCTCGGCCAGCTGCGGTCCATGGTGACCGCCTGA
- a CDS encoding PH-like domain-containing protein yields MDKVLPGILMLALGAAVIVLLYVGWRSRQRRQSDLAPLPTVPELGEPGLAVAGQYVATTTAGDWLDRVAVHSLGIRSRADLAVHPDGVLITRPGCEELFIPAADLEEVRLTSGMAGKFLGKDQILVATWKLGERSLDTGFLPRHGADTEPLRQALERLLGPARA; encoded by the coding sequence ATGGACAAGGTCCTGCCCGGCATCCTCATGCTGGCCCTCGGCGCGGCGGTCATCGTGCTGCTGTACGTGGGCTGGCGCAGCCGCCAGCGACGCCAGAGCGATCTGGCGCCGCTGCCCACGGTGCCGGAGCTCGGCGAGCCCGGTCTCGCCGTCGCCGGCCAGTACGTGGCCACGACGACGGCGGGGGACTGGCTGGACCGCGTGGCGGTCCACAGCCTCGGCATCCGTTCCCGGGCGGACCTGGCCGTCCACCCGGACGGCGTGCTGATCACGCGGCCGGGCTGCGAGGAGCTCTTCATCCCGGCGGCCGACCTCGAGGAGGTCCGGCTGACCAGCGGCATGGCGGGGAAGTTCCTGGGCAAGGACCAGATCCTCGTCGCCACCTGGAAGCTGGGGGAGCGCAGCCTGGACACGGGTTTCCTGCCCCGGCACGGCGCCGACACCGAACCACTGCGGCAAGCCCTGGAGCGACTCCTGGGCCCCGCACGGGCCTGA
- the pyrF gene encoding orotidine-5'-phosphate decarboxylase: protein MADQTTTAGAGFGARLAEAMASLGPLCVGIDPHPGLLEAWGLDDSAVGLKEFSARVLEAASGRVAAIKPQVALYERHGSAGLAVLEGLLADAASAGVHTIADAKRGDIGSTMAAYADAWLSPSSPLAADAVTLSPYLGFESLRPALDLAAAHGRGVFVLALTSNPEGASVQHVGGEASVARRIIEAAAAENAGASGLGSVGLVVGATVGAAIDELGLDLAALNGPILAPGLGAQGATAEDMRRTFGAAYPFVLGTSSRDILKDGPSVQGLVAGIERTLAGLR from the coding sequence ATGGCTGACCAGACGACGACGGCGGGCGCCGGCTTCGGCGCCCGCCTGGCGGAGGCCATGGCCTCCCTCGGCCCGCTCTGCGTGGGCATCGACCCGCACCCCGGTCTCCTGGAGGCCTGGGGGCTGGACGACTCGGCCGTGGGGCTCAAGGAGTTCTCCGCCCGCGTCCTGGAGGCCGCTTCCGGCCGGGTGGCCGCCATCAAGCCCCAGGTGGCCCTGTACGAGCGGCATGGTTCGGCGGGTCTGGCCGTTCTGGAAGGTCTGCTCGCGGACGCCGCCTCGGCCGGGGTGCACACGATCGCCGACGCCAAGCGCGGTGACATCGGCTCCACGATGGCCGCTTATGCGGACGCGTGGCTGTCGCCGTCGTCGCCTCTCGCGGCGGATGCCGTGACGCTCAGTCCGTACCTCGGCTTCGAGTCGCTCCGTCCGGCCCTCGACCTCGCGGCGGCCCACGGCCGCGGCGTGTTCGTCCTGGCGCTCACCTCCAACCCGGAGGGCGCCAGCGTGCAGCACGTCGGGGGAGAGGCCTCGGTGGCCCGCCGGATCATCGAGGCGGCCGCGGCGGAGAACGCCGGCGCTTCGGGTCTGGGCTCCGTGGGCCTCGTCGTCGGCGCGACCGTCGGAGCGGCGATCGACGAGCTGGGTCTCGACCTCGCCGCGCTCAACGGCCCCATCCTGGCTCCCGGCCTCGGGGCCCAGGGCGCGACGGCCGAGGACATGCGTCGGACCTTCGGTGCGGCCTATCCCTTCGTCCTGGGCACGTCCAGCCGTGACATCCTCAAGGACGGCCCGTCCGTCCAGGGGCTCGTGGCGGGCATCGAGAGGACGCTCGCCGGCCTGCGCTGA
- the mihF gene encoding integration host factor, actinobacterial type gives MSLRVLTSTERSAALAKAAAARQVRARLKEALKSGELTVPQVLAQAEDDPAIARLKVSELLESFPGIGRVRSQAIMTQLRIAPSRRVRGLGVHQRKALIDFLEDK, from the coding sequence ATGAGCCTGCGAGTTCTGACCAGCACGGAACGAAGTGCCGCCCTTGCGAAAGCAGCCGCGGCCCGTCAGGTGCGTGCGCGCCTCAAAGAGGCGCTGAAATCCGGGGAACTGACCGTGCCGCAGGTGCTCGCCCAGGCAGAGGACGACCCCGCCATCGCACGGCTCAAGGTCTCCGAACTGCTCGAGTCCTTCCCGGGCATCGGCCGCGTCAGGTCGCAGGCGATCATGACTCAATTGCGCATCGCCCCGTCACGCAGGGTCCGGGGCCTCGGCGTCCACCAGCGCAAGGCCCTGATAGATTTTCTGGAAGACAAATAG
- the carA gene encoding glutamine-hydrolyzing carbamoyl-phosphate synthase small subunit, which produces MSIQTPEASTGAAVLVLEDGRIFRGQSYGAVGTTLGEAVFTTGMTGYQETITDPSYARQIVVQTAPHIGNTGVNGEDAESRRIWVAGYVVRDPARRPSNWRSEASLDEELVRQGIVGIQGVDTRALTRHLREHKTMRAGIFSGEAAQASDAELLAAVRASEPMEGSRLAEEVSIDEAYVVEPSEHGWEGEPRFTIAAIDLGIKAMTPQRFAERGVRVHVLPATATLDDVKAVNPDGFFMSNGPGDPATADAQVSLLRSVLDEKLPYFGICFGNQILGRALGFGTYKLKYGHRGINQPVLDRRTGKVEITSQNHGFAVDAPMDGATQAPESRFGRVEVSHVSLNDDVVEGLSCLDIPAFSVQYHPEAASGPHDAAYLFDRFIELMEAESGQTNQKDKDA; this is translated from the coding sequence GTGAGCATTCAAACGCCTGAGGCGAGCACCGGCGCGGCAGTTCTCGTCCTTGAAGACGGACGCATCTTCCGCGGCCAGAGCTACGGTGCCGTCGGCACCACTCTGGGGGAGGCCGTCTTCACCACCGGCATGACCGGCTACCAGGAGACCATCACGGACCCCTCCTACGCCCGTCAGATCGTGGTGCAGACCGCCCCGCACATCGGCAACACCGGCGTGAACGGTGAAGACGCCGAATCCCGCCGCATCTGGGTCGCCGGGTACGTGGTGCGAGACCCCGCCCGACGTCCCTCCAACTGGCGCAGCGAGGCCTCGCTCGACGAGGAGCTCGTCCGCCAGGGCATCGTGGGCATCCAGGGTGTGGACACCCGCGCGCTGACCCGCCACCTCCGTGAGCACAAGACCATGCGCGCCGGCATCTTCTCCGGCGAGGCCGCTCAGGCGAGCGACGCCGAGCTGCTGGCCGCCGTCCGGGCGAGCGAGCCGATGGAAGGCTCCCGCCTGGCCGAGGAGGTCAGCATCGACGAGGCGTACGTCGTCGAGCCGTCCGAGCACGGCTGGGAGGGTGAGCCCCGCTTCACCATCGCCGCGATCGACCTCGGCATCAAGGCCATGACCCCGCAGCGTTTCGCCGAGCGCGGAGTGCGCGTCCACGTGCTGCCGGCCACGGCCACGCTGGACGACGTCAAGGCCGTGAACCCGGACGGGTTCTTCATGTCCAACGGCCCCGGCGACCCCGCGACGGCGGACGCGCAGGTCAGCCTCCTGCGCTCCGTGCTGGATGAGAAGCTGCCGTACTTCGGCATCTGCTTCGGCAACCAGATCCTGGGCCGCGCGCTCGGCTTCGGCACCTACAAGCTGAAGTACGGCCACCGCGGCATCAACCAGCCGGTCCTGGACCGCCGCACCGGCAAGGTGGAGATCACCTCGCAGAACCACGGCTTCGCGGTGGACGCCCCCATGGACGGCGCCACCCAGGCCCCGGAGAGCCGCTTCGGCCGCGTCGAGGTGAGCCACGTGAGCCTCAACGACGACGTGGTCGAGGGCCTCTCCTGCCTCGACATCCCCGCGTTCTCCGTGCAGTACCACCCCGAGGCCGCCTCGGGCCCGCACGACGCCGCTTATCTCTTCGACCGCTTCATCGAGCTCATGGAAGCCGAGAGCGGCCAGACCAACCAGAAGGACAAGGACGCCTAA
- a CDS encoding dihydroorotase, translated as MSSDNHLLTGASLLGGEPTDILIADGVIAALGPEAAAHPDAEGATVIDASGLVALPGLVDVHTHLREPGREDAETVETGTRAAALGGYTAVHAMANSSPVADTAGVVEQVHSLGQASGWVDVRPVGAVTVGLAGEQLAELGAMADSRAQVRMFSDDGICVHDPVLMRRALEYVKAFDGVIAQHAQEPRLTAGAQMNEGEVSAVLGLAGWPAVAEESIIARDVLLAQHVDSRLHVCHVSTAGSVEIIRWAKQRGIRVTAEVTPHHLLLTDELVRSYDPVYKVNPPLRTQGDVLALRQALAEGVIDVIGTDHAPHPSEHKECEWAQAAMGMTGLETALSVVQHTMVDSGLMSWADVARVMSQVPAEVGRVADQGRPLAVGEPANITLVDPAARWTVDGKAMATKGRNTPFQGMELPGKVRATFFHGHPTVLDGALNTPRTTVGA; from the coding sequence ATGAGTTCCGACAACCACCTCCTCACGGGAGCCTCGCTCCTGGGCGGCGAGCCCACGGACATCCTGATCGCCGACGGCGTCATCGCAGCGCTCGGCCCCGAGGCCGCGGCCCACCCGGACGCCGAGGGCGCCACCGTGATCGACGCTTCGGGCCTCGTGGCCCTGCCCGGTCTCGTGGACGTGCACACCCACCTGCGCGAGCCGGGCCGGGAGGACGCCGAGACCGTCGAGACCGGCACCCGCGCCGCGGCGCTGGGCGGCTACACCGCCGTGCACGCCATGGCGAACAGCTCCCCGGTGGCCGACACGGCCGGCGTCGTCGAGCAGGTCCACAGCCTCGGCCAGGCCTCCGGCTGGGTCGATGTCCGCCCCGTGGGCGCCGTCACCGTCGGACTGGCCGGCGAGCAGCTCGCCGAGCTGGGCGCCATGGCCGACTCCCGCGCTCAGGTGCGGATGTTCTCCGACGACGGCATCTGCGTCCACGACCCGGTCCTGATGCGCCGCGCCCTCGAATACGTCAAGGCGTTCGACGGCGTCATCGCCCAGCACGCCCAGGAGCCGCGCCTCACGGCGGGCGCCCAGATGAACGAGGGCGAGGTGTCCGCGGTCCTCGGCCTGGCCGGCTGGCCGGCGGTCGCCGAGGAGAGCATCATCGCCCGCGACGTGCTCCTGGCGCAGCACGTCGACTCCCGCCTGCACGTCTGCCACGTCTCCACGGCCGGCAGCGTGGAGATCATCCGCTGGGCCAAGCAACGCGGCATCCGCGTCACCGCGGAGGTCACCCCGCACCACCTGCTGCTGACGGACGAGCTGGTCCGCAGCTACGACCCCGTCTACAAGGTCAACCCGCCCCTCCGCACCCAGGGCGACGTCCTGGCCCTGCGCCAGGCCCTGGCCGAAGGCGTCATCGACGTCATCGGCACGGACCACGCGCCGCACCCGAGCGAGCACAAGGAGTGCGAGTGGGCGCAGGCCGCCATGGGCATGACGGGCCTCGAGACGGCCCTGTCCGTGGTGCAGCACACCATGGTGGACAGCGGGCTCATGAGCTGGGCCGATGTGGCCCGCGTGATGTCCCAGGTCCCGGCGGAGGTCGGCCGCGTGGCCGATCAGGGCCGTCCGCTGGCCGTCGGCGAGCCCGCCAACATCACCCTGGTGGATCCGGCGGCCCGCTGGACCGTGGACGGCAAGGCCATGGCCACCAAGGGCCGGAACACGCCGTTCCAGGGCATGGAGCTGCCGGGCAAGGTCCGGGCCACGTTCTTCCACGGCCACCCCACGGTGCTGGACGGGGCGCTCAACACTCCGCGCACCACCGTCGGGGCCTGA
- the carB gene encoding carbamoyl-phosphate synthase large subunit — protein sequence MPKRTDLKSVLVIGSGPIVIGQAAEFDYSGTQALRVLKEEGLRVILVNSNPATIMTDPEFADATYVEPITPEVVEKIIAKERPDAVLPTLGGQTALNTAIALDKNGVLAKYDVELIGANIAAIELGEDREKFKGVVERCGAESAKSHIIHTMDEALAAAEDLGYPMVVRPSFTMGGLGSGLAYNESDLRRIVGQGLQYSPTSEVLLEESILGWKEYELEMMRDKNDNVVVVCSIENFDPVGVHTGDSITVAPALTLTDREYQKLRDVAIAVIREVGVDTGGCNIQFAVNPETGRVVVIEMNPRVSRSSALASKATGFAIAKIATKLSLGYTLDEIPNDITQKTPASFEPTLDYVVVKVPRFAFEKFPAADPTLTTTMKSVGEAMALGRNFTEALQKALRSLEQKGATLDFSHVPEWEVEELLEKAKRPTTERLHQVQRALLGGATVEQVFEATKIDPWFLDQLQLLNEVAGTIRSSEALTPEMLRLAKRHGFSDAQIGALTNNPEAVVRGVRQALSIRPVYKTVDTCAAEFAAYTPYHYSSYDEEDEVGLHSKPSVIILGSGPNRIGQGIEFDYSCVHASMALRKAGYETVMVNCNPETVSTDYDVSTRLYFEPLTLEDVLEVIAAEERTGGVMGVFVQLGGQTPLKLAQELADAGVPILGTQPEAIDLAEHRGEFSRVLDNAGLIAPKNGTAVSFEDAKKIADEIGYPVLVRPSYVLGGRGMEIVYDEANLSRYIANATEITPDHPVLIDRFLEDAVEIDVDALFDGTDMYLGGIMEHIEEAGVHSGDSACVLPPITLGKNVIERVRNATRAIAEGVGVRGLINIQFALASDVLYVLEANPRASRTVPFVSKATGVQMAKAAALIGVGVTIHQLRTAYKMLPEQGDGANLPLEAPVAVKEAVLPFSRFRTEDGHVVDSLLGPEMRSTGEVMGIDKHFDTAFAKSQAGANNPLPREGRVFVSVANRDKRAVILAVKRLSDLGYEIVSTGGTADVLQRNGIQATLVRKVAEGQGAGEGENTIVDRIVAGEIDMVFNTPSGGEARGDGYEIRAAATSIGIPCITTVAEFNVAVQAMEAIRTYEWDVTSLQEHAANLAAVRNG from the coding sequence ATGCCGAAACGTACAGACCTCAAGAGTGTCCTGGTCATCGGGTCGGGACCCATCGTCATCGGCCAGGCGGCCGAGTTCGATTACTCCGGCACGCAGGCCCTGCGTGTCCTGAAGGAGGAGGGCCTGCGGGTCATCCTGGTCAACTCCAACCCGGCCACCATCATGACCGACCCCGAGTTCGCCGACGCCACCTACGTCGAGCCGATCACTCCCGAGGTGGTCGAGAAGATCATCGCCAAGGAGCGCCCCGACGCGGTCCTGCCGACCCTGGGCGGCCAGACGGCCCTCAACACGGCGATCGCGCTGGACAAGAACGGCGTGCTCGCCAAGTACGACGTCGAGCTGATCGGCGCGAACATCGCCGCGATCGAGCTGGGCGAGGACCGCGAGAAGTTCAAGGGCGTGGTCGAGCGCTGTGGCGCCGAGAGCGCCAAGAGCCACATCATCCACACCATGGATGAGGCCCTCGCGGCCGCCGAGGACCTCGGCTACCCCATGGTCGTCCGCCCGTCCTTCACCATGGGCGGTCTGGGCTCCGGCCTGGCGTACAACGAGAGCGATCTGCGCCGAATCGTCGGCCAGGGCCTCCAGTACAGCCCCACCAGCGAGGTGCTGCTCGAAGAGAGCATCCTCGGCTGGAAGGAGTACGAGCTGGAGATGATGCGCGACAAGAACGACAACGTCGTGGTCGTGTGCTCCATCGAGAACTTCGATCCGGTGGGCGTCCACACGGGCGACTCCATCACCGTGGCGCCGGCCCTGACGCTGACCGACCGCGAGTACCAGAAGCTGCGCGATGTCGCGATCGCCGTCATCCGTGAGGTCGGCGTCGACACCGGTGGCTGCAACATCCAGTTCGCCGTGAACCCGGAGACCGGCCGCGTGGTGGTCATCGAGATGAACCCGCGCGTGTCCCGCTCCTCGGCCCTGGCGTCCAAGGCGACCGGCTTCGCGATCGCCAAGATCGCCACGAAGCTCTCGCTCGGCTACACCCTGGATGAGATCCCCAACGACATCACCCAGAAGACCCCGGCCTCCTTCGAGCCGACCCTCGACTACGTGGTGGTCAAGGTCCCGCGGTTCGCGTTCGAGAAGTTCCCGGCGGCGGACCCGACCCTGACGACCACCATGAAGAGCGTCGGTGAGGCCATGGCCCTGGGCCGCAACTTCACCGAGGCCCTCCAGAAGGCCCTCCGCTCCCTCGAGCAGAAGGGCGCCACCCTGGACTTCAGCCACGTCCCCGAGTGGGAGGTGGAGGAGCTCCTGGAGAAGGCCAAGCGCCCCACCACCGAGCGTCTGCACCAGGTGCAGCGCGCCCTCCTGGGCGGCGCCACGGTCGAGCAGGTCTTCGAGGCCACCAAGATCGACCCCTGGTTCCTGGACCAGCTCCAGCTCCTCAACGAGGTCGCCGGCACCATCCGCAGCAGCGAGGCCCTGACACCGGAGATGCTGCGCCTGGCGAAGCGCCACGGCTTCTCGGACGCCCAGATCGGCGCCCTGACCAACAACCCGGAGGCCGTGGTCCGCGGTGTCCGCCAGGCGCTCTCCATCCGCCCGGTCTACAAGACCGTGGACACCTGCGCCGCCGAGTTCGCCGCGTACACCCCGTACCACTACTCGTCCTACGACGAGGAGGACGAGGTGGGCCTGCACTCCAAGCCGTCGGTCATCATCCTGGGTTCCGGCCCGAACCGCATCGGCCAGGGCATCGAGTTCGACTACTCGTGCGTCCACGCCTCCATGGCGCTGCGCAAGGCCGGCTACGAGACCGTCATGGTCAACTGCAACCCGGAGACCGTGTCGACGGACTACGACGTGTCCACCCGCCTGTACTTCGAGCCCCTCACCCTGGAGGACGTGCTCGAGGTCATCGCGGCGGAGGAGCGCACCGGCGGTGTCATGGGCGTGTTCGTGCAGCTCGGCGGTCAGACGCCGCTCAAGCTGGCCCAGGAACTGGCCGACGCCGGCGTCCCGATCCTCGGCACGCAGCCGGAGGCCATCGACCTCGCCGAGCACCGTGGCGAGTTCTCCCGCGTGCTGGACAACGCCGGCCTGATCGCCCCGAAGAACGGCACCGCCGTCTCCTTCGAGGACGCCAAGAAGATCGCTGACGAGATCGGGTACCCGGTCCTGGTGCGCCCGTCCTACGTGCTGGGCGGCCGCGGCATGGAGATCGTCTACGACGAGGCCAACCTGTCCCGTTACATCGCCAACGCCACCGAGATCACCCCGGACCACCCGGTCCTGATCGATCGCTTCCTGGAGGACGCCGTCGAGATCGACGTCGACGCCCTCTTCGACGGCACCGACATGTACCTGGGCGGCATCATGGAGCACATCGAGGAGGCCGGCGTCCACTCCGGCGACTCCGCCTGTGTGCTGCCTCCGATCACCCTCGGCAAGAACGTGATCGAGCGGGTCCGGAACGCCACCCGCGCCATCGCGGAGGGTGTGGGCGTGCGTGGCCTGATCAACATCCAGTTCGCCCTCGCCTCGGACGTCCTGTACGTGCTGGAAGCCAACCCCCGCGCCTCCCGCACCGTGCCGTTCGTCTCCAAGGCCACCGGCGTGCAGATGGCGAAGGCAGCGGCGCTGATCGGCGTCGGCGTCACCATCCACCAGCTCCGCACCGCGTACAAGATGCTCCCCGAGCAGGGCGACGGCGCGAACCTCCCGCTGGAGGCCCCGGTGGCCGTCAAGGAGGCCGTGCTGCCCTTCAGCCGCTTCCGCACCGAGGACGGCCACGTAGTCGACTCCCTGCTGGGCCCGGAGATGCGCTCGACCGGTGAGGTCATGGGCATCGACAAGCACTTCGACACGGCGTTCGCCAAGAGCCAGGCCGGCGCGAACAACCCGCTGCCCCGTGAGGGCCGCGTGTTCGTCTCGGTCGCGAACCGTGACAAGCGCGCCGTGATCCTGGCGGTCAAGCGCCTCTCGGATCTGGGCTACGAGATCGTCTCGACCGGCGGCACCGCCGATGTGCTCCAGCGCAACGGCATCCAGGCGACCTTGGTCCGCAAGGTCGCCGAGGGCCAGGGCGCCGGCGAGGGCGAGAACACGATCGTGGACCGCATCGTCGCCGGCGAGATCGACATGGTGTTCAACACCCCGTCCGGTGGCGAAGCCCGTGGCGACGGTTACGAGATCCGCGCCGCGGCCACCTCGATCGGCATCCCGTGCATCACCACGGTCGCGGAGTTCAACGTGGCCGTGCAGGCCATGGAGGCCATCCGCACCTACGAATGGGATGTCACGAGCCTGCAGGAGCACGCGGCGAACCTCGCGGCGGTCCGCAATGGCTGA
- a CDS encoding aspartate carbamoyltransferase catalytic subunit — translation MKHLLSTQDLSRRDALDILDTAEEMARVGQREVKKLPALRGRTVVNLFFEDSTRTRISFEAAAKRLSADVINFSAKGSSVSKGESLKDTAQTLAAIGADAVVIRHWASGAPQRLANTDWIDAKILNAGDGTHEHPTQALLDAFTMRRHWAKLAGTDSAGTDLSGMRVAIAGDVLHSRVARSNVWLLRTLGARVTLVAPPTLLPVGVESWPCEVSYDLDATLEAGVDSMMMLRVQKERMHDSFFPSAREYSRRWGFDDARLDALDRHGLKDTIIMHPGPMNRGLEISSAAADSPRSTVLDQVSNGVSVRMAALYLLLAGGRDVEDHSTEAVTEGIPA, via the coding sequence ATGAAACACCTTCTCTCCACCCAGGACCTGAGCCGCCGTGACGCCCTGGACATCCTGGACACCGCGGAGGAGATGGCCCGTGTCGGCCAGCGTGAGGTCAAGAAGCTCCCCGCACTGCGTGGACGCACCGTGGTGAACCTCTTCTTCGAGGACTCGACCCGCACGCGGATCTCCTTCGAGGCCGCGGCCAAGCGTCTCTCCGCCGATGTCATCAACTTCTCCGCGAAGGGCTCCTCGGTGAGCAAGGGGGAGTCCCTCAAGGACACGGCCCAGACCCTCGCGGCGATCGGCGCCGACGCCGTCGTCATCCGGCACTGGGCGAGCGGTGCGCCGCAGCGTCTCGCCAACACTGACTGGATCGACGCGAAGATCCTCAATGCCGGCGACGGCACGCACGAGCACCCCACGCAGGCGCTCCTGGACGCCTTCACCATGCGGCGTCACTGGGCGAAGCTCGCGGGGACCGACTCGGCAGGAACCGATCTGTCGGGCATGCGAGTTGCGATCGCCGGGGACGTCCTGCACTCCCGGGTGGCCCGCTCCAACGTCTGGCTGCTGCGGACCCTGGGCGCGAGGGTGACGCTCGTGGCCCCTCCCACCCTGCTGCCGGTCGGCGTCGAGAGCTGGCCGTGTGAGGTCAGCTACGATCTGGACGCCACCCTGGAAGCCGGCGTCGACTCGATGATGATGCTGCGCGTCCAGAAGGAGCGCATGCATGATTCCTTCTTCCCCTCCGCCCGCGAGTACTCGCGCCGCTGGGGCTTCGACGACGCGCGCCTCGACGCGCTGGACCGTCACGGCCTGAAGGACACGATCATCATGCACCCCGGCCCCATGAACCGCGGTCTGGAGATCTCCTCCGCGGCGGCCGACTCGCCCCGTTCCACCGTCCTGGACCAGGTCAGCAACGGCGTGTCCGTCCGCATGGCGGCGCTCTACCTGCTCCTGGCCGGCGGCCGGGACGTCGAAGACCACAGCACCGAAGCCGTCACGGAGGGAATCCCCGCATGA
- the pyrR gene encoding bifunctional pyr operon transcriptional regulator/uracil phosphoribosyltransferase PyrR, producing the protein MNDATSASSAGQPVQRVVLSSDDIDRALTRIAFEIIEANKGTQDLVLLGIPRRGYPLAQRLAQKIAAAHPGFDARESLGQLDVTMFRDDLAHQPTRSPLPTQLPKSGLDGKVVVLVDDVLYSGRTIRAALDALVDLGRPRIVRLAVLVDRGHRELPIRADHVGKNLPTASSEKVRVHLSEVDSGENEVVIEAGA; encoded by the coding sequence ATGAATGACGCCACCAGTGCATCCTCGGCCGGGCAACCGGTCCAGCGCGTCGTCCTCAGCTCCGACGACATCGATCGCGCGTTGACCCGCATCGCCTTTGAGATCATCGAGGCGAACAAGGGGACCCAGGACCTCGTCCTGCTCGGCATTCCCCGTCGCGGCTACCCCCTCGCTCAGCGCCTCGCGCAGAAGATCGCCGCAGCGCACCCCGGCTTCGACGCCCGGGAATCCCTCGGCCAGCTCGACGTCACCATGTTCCGTGACGATCTCGCGCATCAGCCCACGCGCTCACCGCTTCCCACCCAGCTCCCGAAGAGCGGCCTCGACGGCAAGGTCGTGGTCCTGGTCGATGACGTCCTCTACTCGGGCCGCACCATCCGGGCAGCCCTGGACGCCCTGGTGGACCTGGGCCGCCCTCGCATCGTCCGCTTGGCCGTCCTCGTGGATCGCGGGCACCGTGAACTGCCGATCCGGGCGGACCACGTGGGCAAGAACCTCCCCACCGCGAGCAGCGAGAAAGTCCGGGTGCACCTGAGCGAAGTCGACTCCGGTGAGAACGAAGTCGTGATCGAGGCGGGCGCATGA